In Glandiceps talaboti chromosome 4, keGlaTala1.1, whole genome shotgun sequence, a single window of DNA contains:
- the LOC144433766 gene encoding calpain-7-like produces the protein MFWDDYTDRYGSEYPSPTMNTDALIQDAIKFATNATRCDQSGDYKVAIFYYTEAIEALYNALSINPDPSLIEKYNEYINRRKELEEQMHIQTNQKPATPVKTKDQIAMERAQFLIKQAFEEDAQGSVKEATELYLQAAEICLETRKSTRDVSLQNKMKKLASQALDRAETLKKPKEESIPSLPTPPSTLPSLDDDDDNDNASGGGTGGGSGGGKPSPKPVNKGHHGHVGNTSIPVSPKPVLPTSVGGSSIGSGGGGGGGGGRGGGGGGSFYTQEEIAVLRRTSYINGKEYVPFISQADLKETFAYKIPFSDSHGKLQLSPKQKEKFAKWIRPDEMLSEPQMIYAVSSFSIKQTVVSDCSFVASLAISAQYERRFQKQLITRVIYPQNKQGQPVYNPCGKYMVKLNLNGVKRKVIIDDTLPVDKYGELLCSFSNNKNELWVSLLEKAYMKVMGGYDFPGSNSNIDLHALTGWIPERVAIRVGSAEFNKDQVFNKMLKKFHQGHVLITMATGMLSDAIADRAGLVSTHAYAMLDIKHIKGKKLFQLKNPWNHLRWKGNYSEKDTEHWTPDLQKALNYDPKTAQQYDNGVFWIDYESLCEFYDVIYMNWNPDLFKYTYVTHHSWSAKEGPKKDNYNIGDNPQYKLEVKGQGAVWALLSRHITEKDDFAENKEYITLLVYKTGGKKVFYPNDPPPYIDGTRINSPHYLCKMLVSDKDSSNYTLVVSQYEKNNSIHYTLRIYGSCDFKLTKVPEPYVSEKELTGHWKGRTAGGCGNYPDTYRNNPIYQVSLQNNGNGNYLMVDLKGPKEYSVGFDVTCVTATGVGTKFTKVHSGDYRRGFTIKQLEDVPGGTYNIMVSTFKQGQEGPFFFTISASCAMTVSQLQ, from the exons ATGTTTTGGGACGATTACACGGACCGCTACGGATCTGAGTATCCAAGTCCAACCATGAACACTGATGCTTTGATACAGGATGCGATCAAGTTTGCTACCAACGCTACGCGATGTGACCAGAGCGGTGACTACAAAGTGGCAATATTTTATTACACG GAAGCGATTGAAGCTTTGTACAATGCATTGTCAATAAACCCAGATCCAAGTTTAATAGAAAAATACAATGAATACATTAACAGAAGAAAAGAACTTGAAGAACAAA TGCACATACAAACAAATCAGAAGCCAGCCACTCCAGTTAAAACAAAAGACCAAATTGCAATGGAACGTGCCCAGTTTTTAATTAAACAGGCTTTTGAAGAAGATGCACAAGGCAGTGTAAAAGAAGCTACAGAGTTATATTTACAGGCCGCTGAAATATGTCTAGAAACG AGGAAATCAACCAGGGATGTTTCTCTacagaacaaaatgaaaaaattggCATCGCAAGCATTGGATAG AGCAGAAACATTGAAGAAACCAAAAGAAGAATCCATCCCATCACTACCAACCCCTCCTTCAACATTACCAAGCcttgatgacgatgatgacaatgacaatgcAAGTGGGGGAGGAACTGGGGGAGGAAGTGGTGGAGGCAAGCCAAGTCCAAAACCAGTCAATAAAGGACATCATGGCCATGTCGGGAATACTTCAATCCCTGTTTCTCCAAAACCAGTTTTACCAACTAGTGTGGGTGGAAGTAGTATTGGAAGTGGAGGTggagggggaggaggaggaggaagaggaggTGGAGGGGGAGGTAGTTTCTATACACAAGAAGAAATAGCTGTACTAAG GAGAACATCATATATTAATGGCAAAGAGTATGTGCCATTTATTTCACAAGCTGATCTGAAGGAAACGTTTGCATACAAAATACCTTTCag TGACTCCCATGGAAAGCTTCAACTGTCgccaaaacaaaaagaaaaatttgCCAAATGGATCAGACCAGATGAAATGCTTAGTGAACCACAAATGATATATGCAGTATCTAGTTTTAGTATCAAACAG ACTGTTGTATCGGACTGTTCATTTGTTGCTTCTCTTGCCATTAGTGCACAATATGAACGGAGATTTCAGAAACAACTGATCACAAG AGTTATCTACCCACAAAATAAACAAGGACAACCTGTCTATAATCCATGTGGAAAGTATATGGTGAAATTAAATCTGAATGGAGTTAAGAGAAAA GTTATAATTGACGATACTTTACCAGTCGATAAGTACGGTGAACTGCTATGTTCATTttccaacaacaaaaatgaactGTGGGTATCATTGCTAGAGAAGGCCTACATGAAAGTCATGGGAGGCTATGATTTCCCTGGATCTAATTCA AATATAGATTTACATGCCTTGACTGGGTGGATACCAGAGAGGGTTGCAATCCGAGTTGGATCAGCAGAGTTCAACAAAGACCAAGTATTCAACAAAATGCTCAAAAAATTCCACCAAGGTCATGTGctaattaccatggcaacaggaATGTTATCAGACGCCATAGCTGATCGGGCTGGATTGGTATCAACCCATGCCTATGCAATGCTGGATATTAAACACATCAAG GGAAAGAAACTTTTCCAGCTGAAAAATCCCTGGAATCACCTGAGATGGAAAGGAAATTATTCAGAGAAAGACACGGAGCATTGGACCCCAGATTTACAGAAAGCACTAAACTATGACCCCAAGACTGCTCAGCAATATGATAATG GAGTGTTTTGGATTGACTATGAATCACTTTGTGAGTTTTATGATGTTATTTACATGAATTGGAATCcagatttattcaaatatacctATGTAACCCATCA TTCATGGAGTGCAAAGGAAGGTCCAaagaaagacaattataataTAGGGGACAATCCGCAGTATAAacttgaggtcaaaggtcaaggagCTGTCTGGGCCCTGCTTTCCAGGCATATCACTGAGAAG GATGATTTTGCTGAAAACAAAGAGTACATTACGTTATTAGTTTACAAAACTGGAGGCAAAAAAGTCTTCTATCCCA ATGACCCACCACCTTACATTGATGGCACTAGGATCAACAGTCCTCACTACTTGTGTAAAATGTTAGTGTCAGACAAAGATTCTAGTAACTATACACTTGTAGTATCCCAGTATGAAAAGAATAATTCAATACATTACACACTAAGG ATATATGGAAGTTGTGATTTCAAGTTAACCAAAGTACCAGAGCCATACGTCAGTGaaaaagaa TTGACAGGTCATTGGAAAGGAAGAACAGCTGGTGGTTGTGGTAACTACCCTGATACCTATAGAAATAACCCTATCTACCAAGTCAGTTTACAGAATaatggtaatggtaattatTTGATGGTGGACCTCAAAGGACCTAA AGAGTACAGTGTAGGGTTTGATGTCACATGTGTTACTGCGACTGGTGTAGGTACAAAGTTTACAAAAGTACATTCTGGAGATTACAG ACGAGGTTTCACCATCAAACAGTTAGAAGACGTACCAGGTGGCACCTACAACATTATGGTTAGCACCTTCAAACAAGGACAAGAAGGACCGTTCTTTTTCACGATATCCGCATCATGTGCCatgacagtcagtcagttacAGTAG